From Streptomyces fungicidicus, one genomic window encodes:
- a CDS encoding AIM24 family protein, giving the protein MNQPLAGFAPAPVTARMENHGNHMLKVAMQTGHDLLARVGSMVAYEGFVQYEPNPPAVRQIAKDWLTGEGAPLMKCSGDGLLYLADYGANVVVINLNGDGISVNATNLLAFDAHLTWGVERVKGLAKFAGQGLWNTKISGQGWVALTSRGKPIVVDCGGGDDETYVDPDALVAWSPNLKVKGKRSFRAQSLIGRGSGEAYQMAFSGQGIVVVQPSEDSTDRLRVRG; this is encoded by the coding sequence ATGAACCAGCCACTCGCGGGCTTCGCCCCCGCCCCCGTCACCGCCCGCATGGAGAACCACGGCAACCACATGCTGAAGGTCGCCATGCAGACCGGGCACGACCTTCTCGCCCGCGTCGGCTCGATGGTCGCCTACGAGGGCTTCGTCCAGTACGAGCCCAACCCGCCGGCCGTGCGCCAGATCGCCAAGGACTGGCTCACCGGTGAGGGCGCGCCGCTGATGAAGTGCTCCGGCGACGGCCTGCTCTACCTCGCCGACTACGGCGCCAACGTGGTCGTGATCAACCTCAACGGCGACGGCATCTCCGTCAACGCCACCAACCTGCTCGCCTTCGACGCCCATCTCACCTGGGGCGTGGAGCGGGTCAAGGGCCTGGCCAAGTTCGCCGGACAGGGGCTGTGGAACACCAAGATCTCCGGGCAGGGCTGGGTCGCGCTGACCTCGCGCGGCAAGCCGATCGTCGTCGACTGCGGCGGCGGTGACGACGAGACATACGTCGACCCGGACGCCCTGGTCGCCTGGTCCCCGAACCTCAAGGTGAAGGGCAAGCGCAGCTTCCGCGCCCAGTCGCTGATCGGCCGCGGCAGCGGCGAGGCCTACCAGATGGCCTTCTCCGGTCAGGGCATCGTCGTCGTCCAGCCCAGTGAGGACAGCACCGACCGTCTCCGGGTCCGGGGCTGA
- a CDS encoding AIM24 family protein — protein MQSPLFAFNDQQTQERWSLQNQQMLRVALEGHDDILARKGSMVAYQGLMEFDAEFQSNSASRARAHTGEGLDLMRCHGQGTVYLANLAQRIHIMEVDHDGLTVDSSYVLAMDSSLHHEVIAVDSLYGISGSGKYQLNITGSGKVALMTSGMPLLMQVTPDKYVNCDADAIVAWSTSLRVQMQAQTHSSGVWRRRGSTGEGWELSFMGSGFALVQPSELLPPQNAQIGSGLAAQYGMGQQGARGQNQGNVWS, from the coding sequence ATGCAGAGCCCGCTTTTCGCCTTCAACGACCAGCAGACCCAGGAGCGCTGGAGCCTGCAGAACCAGCAGATGCTCCGCGTAGCCCTGGAGGGCCACGACGACATCCTCGCCCGCAAGGGCAGCATGGTCGCCTACCAGGGGCTCATGGAGTTCGACGCCGAGTTCCAGAGCAACAGCGCGTCACGCGCGCGTGCCCACACCGGCGAGGGACTCGACCTGATGCGCTGCCACGGGCAGGGCACCGTCTACCTCGCCAACCTCGCCCAGCGCATCCACATCATGGAGGTGGATCACGACGGGCTGACCGTCGACAGCAGCTATGTGCTCGCGATGGACTCCTCGCTGCACCACGAGGTGATCGCCGTCGACAGCCTGTACGGCATCTCCGGCTCCGGGAAGTACCAGCTCAACATCACCGGCAGCGGCAAGGTCGCCCTGATGACCTCGGGCATGCCGCTGCTGATGCAGGTGACGCCGGACAAGTACGTCAACTGCGACGCCGACGCGATCGTCGCCTGGTCCACCTCGCTGCGCGTGCAGATGCAGGCCCAGACCCACTCCTCCGGGGTGTGGCGGCGGCGCGGCAGCACCGGTGAGGGCTGGGAGCTCAGCTTCATGGGCAGCGGCTTCGCGCTCGTCCAGCCCAGCGAGCTGCTGCCGCCGCAGAACGCCCAGATCGGCTCGGGTCTCGCCGCCCAGTACGGCATGGGCCAGCAGGGCGCCCGCGGTCAGAACCAGGGCAACGTCTGGAGCTGA
- a CDS encoding NUDIX hydrolase produces the protein MSLHDDAVLVLKGYEDQPELRQVYLDHLAAHPDGMWKACTDGHITASGLVIDPERGRVLLTLHRKLEMWLQMGGHCEPGDVSLAGAALREATEESGIAGLALVPGGPVRLDRHHTPCAWHLDVQYAALAPAGAVEAISDESLDLRWLPYDGVADVADASVTRLVEATRRRLGV, from the coding sequence ATGAGCCTGCACGACGACGCGGTCCTCGTACTCAAGGGCTACGAGGACCAGCCCGAGCTGCGCCAGGTCTACCTGGACCATCTCGCGGCCCACCCGGACGGCATGTGGAAGGCCTGTACGGACGGGCACATCACCGCGAGCGGTCTGGTGATCGACCCCGAGCGGGGCCGGGTGCTGCTGACCCTGCACCGCAAGCTGGAGATGTGGCTCCAGATGGGCGGCCACTGCGAGCCGGGTGACGTCTCGCTCGCGGGCGCGGCCCTGCGGGAGGCGACCGAGGAGTCCGGCATCGCGGGACTGGCGCTGGTCCCGGGCGGCCCCGTCCGCCTGGACCGGCATCACACCCCCTGCGCCTGGCACCTGGACGTGCAGTACGCGGCGCTGGCGCCCGCCGGGGCAGTGGAGGCGATCAGCGACGAGTCGCTCGACCTGCGCTGGCTCCCGTACGACGGGGTGGCGGACGTGGCGGACGCGTCGGTCACCCGACTGGTGGAAGCGACCCGGAGAAGACTGGGCGTCTGA
- a CDS encoding zinc-dependent metalloprotease has product MSDTPFGFGLPPEEPDDGDEGKKKDPQSGGGQGPANPFGFGMPGAGGFGGPGGDNPFAAMFGSLNPTDLGAAFQQLGQMLSYEGGPVNWDMAKQIARQTVSQGTADGTKDASVGPADRRAVEEAVRLADLWLDDATSLPSGAHSAVAWSRAEWVEATLPAWRELVDPVAERVGNAMGDVLPEEMQAMAGPLIGMMRSMGGAMFGTQIGQAVGVLAGEVVGSSDIGLPLGPAGRAALLPLNIETFGKDLGVPQEEVRLYLALREAAHQRLFAHVPWLRSHLFGAVDGYARGIKVDTGKLEDVVGQFDPQNPEQLQEALQQGMFQPEDTPEQKAALARLETALALVEGWVDAVVHAAAKPRLSSADALRETLRRRRASGGPAEQTFATLIGLELRPRRLRDASRLWASLTDARGVDGRDALWAHPDMLPTATDLDDPDGFVHREQIDFSELDKMLGEAAGKPDLRKRDAKDAERDEGDEGDKDAGEDGAGGDGTA; this is encoded by the coding sequence GTGAGTGACACCCCATTCGGATTCGGCCTTCCGCCGGAGGAGCCGGACGACGGCGACGAGGGCAAGAAGAAGGACCCGCAGAGCGGTGGTGGTCAGGGACCGGCCAACCCGTTCGGCTTCGGCATGCCCGGAGCCGGAGGCTTTGGCGGCCCTGGCGGGGACAATCCGTTCGCCGCGATGTTCGGGTCGCTGAACCCCACCGACCTGGGCGCCGCGTTCCAGCAGCTCGGCCAGATGCTCTCCTACGAGGGCGGGCCGGTGAACTGGGACATGGCCAAACAGATCGCCCGGCAGACCGTGTCGCAGGGCACGGCGGACGGCACGAAGGACGCGAGCGTCGGCCCGGCCGACCGCAGAGCCGTGGAGGAAGCCGTCCGCCTGGCCGACCTGTGGCTGGACGACGCGACCTCGCTGCCCTCGGGCGCCCACTCCGCCGTGGCCTGGAGCCGCGCGGAGTGGGTCGAGGCCACCCTGCCCGCGTGGCGGGAGCTGGTCGACCCGGTCGCCGAGCGCGTCGGGAACGCGATGGGCGACGTCCTGCCGGAGGAGATGCAGGCCATGGCCGGCCCGCTGATCGGCATGATGCGCTCCATGGGCGGCGCCATGTTCGGCACGCAGATCGGGCAGGCCGTGGGCGTGCTCGCCGGTGAGGTCGTCGGCTCGTCCGACATCGGACTGCCGCTGGGCCCGGCCGGCCGCGCCGCGCTGCTGCCGCTGAACATCGAGACGTTCGGCAAGGACCTGGGCGTCCCCCAGGAGGAGGTGCGGCTGTACCTCGCCCTGCGGGAGGCCGCCCACCAGCGCCTGTTCGCGCACGTCCCGTGGCTGCGCTCGCACCTGTTCGGCGCCGTCGACGGGTACGCGCGGGGCATCAAGGTCGACACCGGCAAGCTGGAGGACGTGGTCGGCCAGTTCGACCCGCAGAATCCCGAGCAGCTGCAGGAGGCCCTCCAGCAGGGCATGTTCCAGCCGGAGGACACGCCGGAGCAGAAGGCCGCCCTGGCCCGTCTGGAGACGGCGCTGGCGCTCGTCGAGGGCTGGGTGGACGCCGTGGTGCACGCGGCGGCCAAGCCCAGGCTGTCGTCGGCCGACGCGCTGCGCGAGACGCTGCGCCGCCGCCGCGCCTCCGGCGGCCCGGCCGAGCAGACGTTCGCCACGCTGATCGGTCTGGAGCTGCGGCCGCGCCGGCTGCGCGACGCCTCCCGTCTGTGGGCCTCGCTCACGGACGCGCGCGGGGTCGACGGCCGGGACGCCCTCTGGGCGCACCCGGACATGCTGCCGACGGCGACCGACCTGGACGATCCGGACGGTTTCGTGCACCGCGAGCAGATCGACTTCTCCGAACTGGACAAGATGCTCGGCGAGGCCGCCGGTAAGCCGGACCTCAGGAAGAGGGACGCCAAGGACGCCGAGCGCGACGAGGGCGACGAGGGCGACAAGGACGCCGGCGAGGACGGGGCCGGGGGCGACGGCACCGCATGA